In Sphingobium sp. B2D3C, a genomic segment contains:
- a CDS encoding alpha-D-glucose phosphate-specific phosphoglucomutase: MTITRVPTTPFEGQKPGTSGLRKKVRVFQQANYAENFVQSVFDAIDGKDGALLVIGGDGRYHNRTVIQQTIRMAAANGFAKVMVGQGGILSTPAASHLIRKYGALGGLILSASHNPGGPDEDFGIKYNVSNGGPAPEKVTEAIYARTQTISQWQMVEAGDIDLDALGIVPVGGMAVEVVDPVADYADLMEELFDFAAIRNIAVGGFTLAFDAMSAVTGPYATEIFERRLGFAPGTVRNGTPLEDFGHHHPDPNLVHAKVLYDLMMSGDAPDFGAASDGDGDRNLIIGKGRFVTPSDSLAMLAANAHLAKGYRGGLEGIARSMPTSAAADRVAEALGIPSFETPTGWKFFGNLLDAGMATICGEESAGTGSDHVREKDGVWAVLLWLNILAERKISVDALARDHWARFGRNYYARHDYEGIETEKANALIEALTAALPALPGARFGALTVAAADSFSYADPVDGSVSANQGLRVLFEGGSRVVFRLSGTGTEGATLRVYLERYEPVGGALDEETPAMLAGLIAAAEAIAGIARHTGRTAPDVVT, translated from the coding sequence ATGACGATCACGCGCGTTCCCACTACGCCGTTCGAAGGCCAGAAGCCCGGCACATCCGGCCTGCGCAAGAAGGTGCGGGTGTTCCAGCAGGCCAATTATGCCGAGAATTTCGTCCAGTCGGTCTTCGATGCGATTGATGGCAAGGATGGCGCCCTGCTCGTGATTGGCGGCGACGGTCGCTATCATAACCGCACGGTCATCCAGCAGACGATCCGCATGGCCGCCGCCAATGGCTTTGCGAAGGTGATGGTGGGGCAGGGCGGCATCCTCTCGACGCCCGCCGCCAGCCACCTGATCCGCAAATATGGCGCGCTGGGCGGGCTAATCCTCTCCGCCAGCCACAATCCTGGCGGGCCGGACGAAGATTTCGGGATCAAGTATAACGTCTCCAATGGCGGGCCGGCGCCAGAGAAAGTGACCGAGGCGATCTACGCGCGCACGCAGACCATTAGCCAGTGGCAGATGGTGGAAGCAGGCGACATCGATCTCGATGCGCTGGGCATCGTCCCGGTTGGCGGCATGGCGGTCGAGGTGGTCGATCCTGTGGCCGATTATGCCGATCTGATGGAGGAGCTGTTCGACTTTGCCGCCATCCGCAACATTGCCGTCGGCGGCTTTACGCTCGCCTTCGATGCGATGAGCGCGGTCACCGGCCCATATGCGACCGAGATTTTCGAGCGACGCCTGGGCTTTGCGCCCGGCACCGTCCGCAATGGCACACCGCTGGAGGACTTTGGCCATCATCACCCGGACCCCAATCTCGTCCACGCCAAGGTGCTGTACGATCTGATGATGAGCGGGGACGCCCCCGATTTCGGCGCCGCGTCGGATGGCGATGGCGACCGCAACCTGATCATCGGCAAGGGGCGCTTCGTCACGCCGTCGGATTCGCTGGCGATGCTGGCGGCCAACGCACATCTCGCCAAGGGCTATCGCGGCGGCCTCGAGGGCATTGCCCGCTCCATGCCAACCAGCGCGGCAGCGGACCGCGTGGCGGAAGCGCTCGGCATCCCGAGCTTCGAGACGCCAACCGGCTGGAAATTCTTCGGCAATCTGCTGGATGCCGGCATGGCGACCATCTGCGGCGAGGAAAGCGCCGGCACGGGCAGCGATCATGTCCGCGAGAAGGACGGGGTGTGGGCCGTGCTGCTCTGGCTCAACATCCTCGCCGAGCGGAAGATCAGCGTCGATGCCCTGGCCCGCGATCACTGGGCGCGCTTTGGCCGCAATTATTATGCGCGGCACGATTATGAAGGCATCGAGACGGAGAAGGCCAATGCGCTCATCGAAGCGCTGACGGCGGCGCTCCCCGCGCTGCCCGGTGCGCGCTTCGGCGCGCTCACCGTCGCTGCGGCGGACAGCTTCTCCTACGCCGATCCGGTCGATGGCTCGGTCAGTGCCAATCAGGGCCTGCGCGTGCTGTTCGAGGGCGGTTCTCGTGTGGTGTTCCGTCTCTCCGGCACAGGCACGGAAGGCGCGACGCTGCGGGTCTATCTGGAGCGTTACGAGCCGGTTGGCGGCGCGCTGGATGAAGAGACGCCTGCGATGCTGGCGGGGCTGATCGCAGCGGCAGAGGCGATTGCTGGTATCGCGCGCCACACGGGCCGCACTGCCCCGGATGTCGTGACATGA